One window of Alteriqipengyuania lutimaris genomic DNA carries:
- a CDS encoding cob(I)yrinic acid a,c-diamide adenosyltransferase — MVKLNKIYTRTGDDGTTGLVDGSRTPKHAARIAAIGAVDEANSALGLAIAALDDAGDLRRIQNDLFDLGADLATPKGALDAEGFEPGDMALRVVPAQVEWLERAIDAATEKLEPLTSFVLPGGSEAAARLHVARATVRRAERTMTDLAQHEPVNPAALQYINRLSDLLFCHARLANDEGRTDVTWVPGANR, encoded by the coding sequence ATGGTCAAGCTCAACAAGATCTACACCCGCACCGGCGACGACGGCACGACCGGGCTGGTCGATGGCAGCCGCACGCCCAAGCATGCCGCGCGGATCGCCGCCATCGGCGCGGTCGACGAGGCGAACAGCGCGCTCGGCCTCGCGATCGCGGCGCTCGACGATGCCGGCGATTTGCGGCGCATCCAGAACGACCTGTTCGATCTCGGCGCGGATCTGGCGACGCCCAAGGGCGCGCTCGACGCCGAAGGGTTCGAGCCGGGCGACATGGCGCTGCGCGTCGTGCCCGCGCAGGTCGAATGGCTGGAGCGTGCGATCGATGCCGCGACCGAAAAACTCGAACCGCTGACCAGTTTCGTGCTCCCCGGCGGGAGCGAGGCAGCGGCGCGGCTGCACGTCGCGCGCGCCACGGTCCGCCGCGCCGAACGCACGATGACCGACCTGGCGCAGCATGAGCCGGTGAACCCTGCGGCATTGCAATATATCAACCGCCTGTCGGACCTGTTGTTCTGCCACGCGCGCCTCGCCAATGATGAAGGCCGCACCGACGTAACGTGGGTCCCGGGCGCCAACCGCTAG
- the gluQRS gene encoding tRNA glutamyl-Q(34) synthetase GluQRS, with the protein MIVTRFAPSPNGPLHWGHAYSAIIAHDLAQEADGRFVLRIEDIDGPRSRPELADEFRRDLEWLGLEWEEVPAQGTRLETYRAAARHLLDEGLLYPCTCTRRQIEALEPRMGPDGAIYPGTCKGRLLDPAQPAALRLDLDRALARPGQDLSWHDALAGGQHADPREFGDVVLVRKDLPASYHLAATLDDAADGVTLVTRGQDLFHASHIHRLLQALLDLPVPRWHHHPLLLDENGRKLAKRRGSPAIADYRERGGDGRGWAEKLRTAQWPCGISLGNTHI; encoded by the coding sequence ATGATCGTCACCCGCTTCGCCCCCAGCCCCAATGGCCCATTGCACTGGGGCCATGCATATTCGGCCATTATCGCGCACGATCTGGCCCAGGAGGCGGATGGGCGTTTCGTGCTGCGGATCGAGGATATCGACGGGCCGCGCAGCCGGCCGGAGCTGGCGGACGAGTTCCGCCGCGATCTCGAATGGCTGGGCCTCGAATGGGAAGAAGTGCCCGCGCAGGGCACGCGGCTGGAAACCTATCGCGCGGCGGCGCGGCACCTGCTCGACGAAGGGCTGCTCTATCCGTGCACCTGCACGCGCAGGCAAATCGAGGCGCTGGAGCCGCGCATGGGGCCCGACGGCGCGATCTATCCGGGCACCTGCAAGGGGCGCCTGCTCGATCCTGCGCAGCCGGCCGCACTCAGGCTCGATCTCGACCGCGCGCTGGCGCGTCCCGGGCAGGATCTCTCGTGGCACGATGCGCTCGCGGGCGGGCAGCATGCCGACCCCCGCGAATTCGGCGATGTCGTGCTGGTGCGCAAGGATTTGCCCGCCAGTTACCACCTTGCGGCGACGCTCGACGATGCGGCCGACGGCGTGACGCTGGTGACGCGCGGACAGGACCTGTTTCACGCGTCGCATATCCACCGGCTGCTCCAGGCGCTGCTCGACCTGCCCGTGCCGCGCTGGCACCACCATCCGCTGCTGCTGGACGAGAACGGGCGCAAGCTCGCCAAGCGGCGCGGATCGCCTGCAATCGCGGATTACCGCGAACGGGGCGGGGACGGGCGCGGCTGGGCGGAAAAACTGCGTACCGCACAATGGCCATGTGGCATTTCATTGGGTAACACCCACATCTAG
- a CDS encoding HNH endonuclease: MFKADLIERAAQFRSADEDPTRNLSACPTLVLNADYTPLSYYPLSIWPWQTAIKAIFLERVDVVASYEREVHSPSLDMKLPSVIALRQFVKPSEFPAFTRFNLFLRDRFTCQYCGSPSHLTFDHVVPRRLGGKTTWENIITACAPCNMKKGGRTPKQAGMKLMLEPIRPTSWQLQQHGKSFPPNYLHETWRDWLYWDIELEE; encoded by the coding sequence GTGTTCAAGGCCGATCTGATCGAACGCGCGGCCCAGTTCCGCAGCGCAGATGAAGACCCGACGAGGAATTTGTCGGCATGCCCGACACTTGTTCTCAACGCGGACTATACGCCGCTGTCCTATTACCCATTGTCGATCTGGCCGTGGCAGACCGCGATCAAGGCGATCTTCCTCGAACGCGTGGACGTGGTGGCGAGCTACGAGCGCGAGGTGCATTCGCCATCGCTCGACATGAAGCTGCCATCCGTGATCGCGCTCCGGCAATTCGTGAAGCCGTCCGAGTTTCCCGCCTTCACCCGCTTCAACCTGTTCCTGCGCGACCGCTTCACCTGCCAGTATTGCGGCAGCCCCAGCCACCTGACCTTCGACCACGTCGTCCCGCGCCGCCTCGGCGGGAAGACCACGTGGGAGAACATCATCACCGCCTGCGCGCCGTGCAACATGAAGAAGGGCGGGCGCACGCCCAAGCAGGCCGGGATGAAGCTGATGCTCGAGCCGATCCGGCCGACCAGCTGGCAGCTGCAGCAGCACGGCAAGAGCTTCCCTCCCAACTACCTCCACGAAACATGGCGCGACTGGCTCTACTGGGACATCGAGCTGGAGGAGTAG
- a CDS encoding universal stress protein — protein sequence MRRRRRKPLAQHPILVATDFEPRSDRAVDRAVRLARDTGRELVVVHAVEDPDIAQTGPSLEDRVASVMPANAGKYRCLFPEGSAPRAIAQAVEDEDAFCLVIGVARYNSVGDFFLGTAVDLLLRRSPYPVLVAKERPRAAYEHIVIGTDLSDASKRGVEAAVRMFPQAQLHLVHAFHVPYEAWQNAEYVRDELESSAQEKCDGFTEQLDVSPACRAKMTIELVEGLPLTAINKTIRKYDARLCALTSHGYGGLRQALIGSTVSDLLKTLTVDTLVIHPEHESGD from the coding sequence TTGCGCCGTCGAAGGAGAAAACCGCTGGCACAGCATCCCATCCTTGTTGCAACCGACTTCGAACCCCGCTCCGACCGCGCGGTGGATCGCGCCGTCCGGCTCGCGCGCGACACCGGGCGCGAGCTGGTGGTGGTCCATGCGGTCGAGGACCCGGACATCGCCCAAACCGGGCCTTCGCTGGAGGACCGCGTGGCCTCAGTCATGCCGGCGAATGCGGGCAAATATCGCTGCCTGTTCCCCGAAGGCTCCGCCCCCCGCGCGATCGCGCAGGCGGTGGAAGACGAAGACGCCTTCTGCCTCGTCATCGGTGTGGCGCGCTACAATTCGGTGGGCGACTTTTTCCTCGGCACGGCGGTCGACCTGCTGCTGCGCCGCTCGCCCTACCCCGTGCTGGTCGCCAAGGAGCGGCCGCGCGCGGCTTACGAGCACATCGTCATCGGAACCGACCTGTCCGATGCATCGAAGCGCGGCGTGGAGGCGGCGGTCCGCATGTTCCCGCAGGCGCAACTGCACCTCGTCCATGCATTCCACGTGCCCTACGAGGCATGGCAGAACGCGGAATATGTCCGCGACGAACTGGAATCCTCGGCGCAGGAAAAATGCGACGGCTTCACCGAGCAGCTGGACGTGTCCCCGGCATGCCGCGCGAAGATGACGATCGAGCTGGTCGAAGGATTGCCGCTCACCGCCATCAACAAGACGATCCGCAAGTATGACGCGCGTCTGTGTGCGCTGACCTCGCATGGCTACGGCGGCCTGCGCCAGGCGCTCATCGGCAGCACGGTGAGCGATCTGCTGAAGACCCTCACCGTCGATACGCTGGTGATCCACCCGGAGCACGAGAGCGGGGATTAG
- the kynU gene encoding kynureninase, giving the protein MLDRARERDATDAIAHFRDRFDLPEGVIYLDGNSLGPLPRATRERLRTVIDGEWGEGLIRSWNDADWIGMPQRVGARIAPLIGTQPHEVIACDSVSINLAKLIGAALSLNPDRKVVLSEPGNFPTDLYMIQGQPGVEQRLAQRDKMIEALDESVALLLLTHVHYKTGEMFDMAALTKAAHDVGAIVLWDLSHSGGAVPVDLNGAGADLAVGCGYKYLNGGPGAPAYAFVAERHHGTFTQPLTGWFGHAKPFAFSDQYEPAPGVTRLLAGTPPVLAMAALESGVELIAEIGMDALVAKSRALSEFFLECVADLDLDLVSPRDPAHRGSQLSFRHDNAYALSQALIARGVIGDFRDPDILRLGFAPAYLRFEDIAEAARHLAEVLETGEWQEPRFQERAAVT; this is encoded by the coding sequence ATGCTGGACCGTGCGCGCGAACGCGATGCAACCGACGCCATCGCGCATTTCCGAGACCGGTTCGATCTGCCCGAGGGAGTGATCTACCTCGACGGCAATTCGCTCGGCCCCCTGCCCAGGGCGACGCGCGAGAGGCTGCGCACCGTGATCGACGGCGAGTGGGGCGAAGGCCTGATCCGTAGCTGGAACGACGCCGACTGGATCGGTATGCCCCAGCGCGTCGGCGCCAGGATCGCCCCGCTCATCGGCACCCAGCCGCACGAGGTGATCGCATGCGATTCGGTCTCGATAAACCTTGCCAAGCTGATCGGCGCGGCGCTCTCGCTCAATCCGGACCGCAAGGTGGTGCTGAGCGAGCCGGGCAATTTCCCGACCGACCTCTACATGATCCAGGGCCAGCCGGGCGTCGAGCAGAGGCTGGCGCAGCGCGACAAGATGATCGAGGCGCTGGACGAAAGCGTCGCGCTGCTGCTGCTCACGCATGTCCACTACAAGACCGGCGAAATGTTCGACATGGCGGCGCTGACCAAGGCAGCGCACGATGTCGGCGCGATCGTCCTGTGGGACCTCTCGCATTCGGGCGGCGCGGTGCCGGTGGACCTGAACGGCGCGGGTGCCGATCTCGCTGTGGGCTGCGGCTACAAGTACCTCAACGGCGGCCCCGGCGCGCCCGCCTATGCCTTCGTCGCCGAGCGGCACCACGGCACCTTCACCCAGCCGCTGACCGGCTGGTTCGGACACGCGAAGCCCTTCGCCTTCTCCGACCAATACGAGCCCGCACCCGGCGTCACCCGCCTGCTGGCGGGCACCCCCCCGGTACTGGCAATGGCGGCGCTCGAAAGCGGCGTGGAGCTGATCGCCGAGATCGGGATGGACGCCCTGGTCGCCAAATCGCGTGCGCTGAGCGAATTCTTTCTGGAGTGCGTGGCCGATCTCGACCTCGATCTGGTCAGCCCGCGCGACCCCGCGCATCGCGGCAGCCAGCTGAGCTTCCGGCACGACAACGCCTACGCGCTGTCGCAGGCTCTGATCGCGCGCGGTGTGATCGGCGACTTCCGCGATCCCGATATCCTGCGCCTCGGCTTCGCGCCCGCCTATCTCAGGTTCGAGGATATCGCCGAGGCTGCGCGCCATCTGGCCGAAGTTCTCGAAACCGGCGAATGGCAGGAGCCGCGCTTTCAGGAGCGCGCGGCGGTAACATAA
- the kynB gene encoding arylformamidase: MSRKIWDISQVLRPGLPVWPGDTEFAFERTWKMEEGSPVNVGRMTMSTHSGTHADAPLHYAADGADAASMSLDPYLGTCIVVDARGVEGEIDIGDLPRLDYANRVLFRTWDAFPHDEWRSDWLPISAEVIEWLAAHGVVLIGTDAPSVDPQESKTMDAHLAVLKHGMRILEGLVLDNVPEDHYELIALPLKVGGGDAGLCRAVLRELPDE, encoded by the coding sequence GTGAGCCGCAAGATCTGGGATATCTCGCAGGTCCTGCGCCCCGGGCTGCCCGTGTGGCCGGGCGATACCGAATTCGCGTTCGAGCGGACGTGGAAAATGGAGGAAGGATCGCCGGTCAATGTCGGGCGGATGACCATGTCCACCCATTCGGGCACCCATGCCGACGCGCCGCTGCATTACGCGGCGGATGGAGCGGATGCGGCCAGCATGAGCCTCGACCCGTATCTGGGCACCTGCATCGTGGTCGATGCGCGCGGCGTCGAAGGCGAGATCGATATCGGCGACCTGCCGCGGCTCGACTACGCCAACCGCGTGCTGTTCCGCACGTGGGATGCGTTTCCGCACGACGAATGGCGATCCGACTGGCTGCCGATTTCCGCAGAGGTCATCGAGTGGCTCGCCGCGCATGGCGTGGTCCTGATCGGCACCGACGCGCCCTCGGTCGACCCGCAGGAGAGCAAGACGATGGACGCGCATCTCGCGGTGCTGAAGCACGGCATGCGCATCCTCGAAGGGCTGGTCCTCGATAACGTGCCCGAGGACCATTACGAGCTGATCGCGCTCCCGCTGAAAGTCGGCGGCGGCGACGCGGGCCTGTGCCGCGCGGTGCTGCGGGAGCTGCCCGATGAGTGA
- a CDS encoding tryptophan 2,3-dioxygenase, whose translation MAADTPTDTPEGDVTYASYLDLDRILAAQHPRSDAQDEMLFIIVHQASELWLKLCLHELFAAREAIAADRLRPAFKMLARVARAQEQLIQSWNVLSTMTPHDYSLLRPHLGTSSGFQSAQYRLMEFILGGRKPNMVTMHEAVPDVAEKLRAELARPSLYDETMKLLARRGFAIPDKVLTRDREGSWDKSEAVEAVWAQIYSNPHDHWDLYELAEKLVDLEYHFQRWRFGHLKTVERIIGFKKGTGGTAGVGYLEGVLKEVFFPELLSVRTAL comes from the coding sequence ATGGCAGCAGACACACCAACCGATACACCCGAAGGAGACGTCACCTACGCCTCCTACCTCGATCTCGACCGCATCCTCGCCGCGCAGCATCCACGTTCCGATGCGCAGGACGAGATGCTGTTCATCATCGTCCACCAGGCGAGCGAGCTGTGGCTCAAGCTGTGCCTGCACGAGCTGTTCGCGGCGCGCGAGGCGATTGCGGCCGACCGCCTGCGCCCCGCCTTCAAGATGCTCGCCCGCGTGGCCCGCGCGCAGGAGCAGCTGATCCAGAGCTGGAACGTGCTGAGCACGATGACCCCGCACGACTATTCGCTGCTGCGCCCGCATCTGGGCACATCCAGCGGGTTCCAGTCCGCCCAGTACCGGCTGATGGAATTCATCCTCGGCGGGCGCAAGCCGAACATGGTGACGATGCACGAGGCGGTGCCCGACGTGGCGGAGAAGCTGCGCGCCGAGCTTGCCCGGCCCAGCCTCTACGACGAGACGATGAAGCTGCTCGCCCGGCGCGGCTTCGCCATTCCCGACAAGGTGCTGACCCGCGATCGGGAGGGAAGCTGGGACAAGTCCGAGGCGGTCGAGGCGGTGTGGGCGCAAATCTATTCCAACCCGCATGATCACTGGGACCTGTACGAGCTGGCCGAAAAGCTGGTCGACCTCGAATACCACTTCCAGCGCTGGCGCTTCGGACACCTCAAGACGGTCGAGCGCATTATCGGCTTCAAGAAGGGCACCGGCGGGACCGCGGGCGTCGGCTATCTCGAGGGCGTGCTGAAGGAAGTCTTCTTCCCCGAACTGCTGTCGGTCAGGACGGCGTTGTGA
- a CDS encoding DUF4112 domain-containing protein, translated as MDDTRTMNLMGMEVPAGSDPASIYRRIQMMEQLTERSMTIPGLNYEVGMDALIGLIPVLGDIFGVAMGTYIVWEARNLKMPKRHMARMAGNVAFDGVIGFVPFLGDAFDFAFRSNSRNLRIVKKYLSKHHPHVTVIDR; from the coding sequence ATGGACGATACGCGAACGATGAATCTGATGGGCATGGAAGTGCCCGCAGGCAGTGACCCGGCTTCGATCTATCGCCGCATCCAGATGATGGAGCAGCTGACCGAGCGCAGCATGACGATCCCCGGGCTCAACTATGAGGTCGGGATGGATGCGCTGATCGGCCTCATCCCCGTTCTCGGCGACATTTTCGGCGTCGCGATGGGGACCTACATCGTGTGGGAGGCCCGCAACCTCAAAATGCCGAAGCGGCACATGGCGCGCATGGCGGGGAATGTCGCCTTCGACGGCGTGATCGGTTTCGTTCCGTTTCTGGGCGACGCGTTCGACTTCGCCTTCCGGTCCAATTCGCGCAACCTCAGGATCGTCAAGAAATACCTGTCGAAGCACCACCCGCACGTGACCGTGATCGATCGCTGA
- a CDS encoding ABC transporter substrate-binding protein: MARLLPHSIVTLALAALLAACGSSEDADGLPVVTIAAPESIFEDGLRLSPGAQMVRDATSSGIVALNAEGEVVPALGESWIVTEDGRSFIFRLRQVTWPDGEPLTAQEARTSLLDTIRELRGTSLGLDLRKVDEIRAMTNRVIEIRLTGPMPEFLQLLAQPELAITRDGESIGPMRLTREGAVAVLEPTEPEEIGLPEMEDEVRGMTLRLRAMGGEDANRAFAAGQAAALLDGTIFTLPLADTGPLSRGTIRLDPALGLFGMVVTNDQGFLAEAENREAISMAIDRPALLEQFSVGGWQPSAQIVPRNLPSEAGALTERWPGLSLDARREQARTRVTEWSRATGQEARLRLWLPDGPGSDRLMNALSLDLAAIGVELRRVQFAEGADLVMIDRTARYPSARWFLNQFNCALLPGPCSPDADSLVTQSLFAANADEAANLLVEAEGALIAQEAYIPLGAPVRWSLVRSGLEGFSENPWARHPLSALAGVELW, from the coding sequence ATGGCCCGACTGCTTCCACATTCCATTGTAACCCTTGCGCTCGCCGCGCTGCTCGCAGCCTGCGGCAGCAGCGAGGATGCGGACGGCCTGCCGGTCGTCACCATCGCCGCGCCCGAATCGATCTTCGAGGATGGCCTGCGCCTCTCGCCCGGCGCGCAGATGGTGCGCGACGCGACCAGCTCGGGCATCGTCGCGCTCAACGCGGAAGGCGAGGTCGTGCCCGCGCTCGGCGAAAGCTGGATCGTGACCGAGGACGGCCGCAGCTTCATCTTCCGCCTGCGGCAGGTCACTTGGCCCGACGGCGAGCCTTTGACCGCGCAGGAGGCGCGCACGAGCCTGCTCGACACCATTCGCGAGCTGCGGGGCACCTCGCTCGGTCTCGACCTGCGCAAGGTCGACGAGATCCGCGCGATGACCAACCGGGTCATCGAGATCCGCCTGACCGGGCCGATGCCCGAATTCCTCCAGCTGCTCGCCCAGCCCGAACTGGCGATCACCCGCGACGGCGAATCGATCGGTCCGATGCGGCTGACGCGCGAAGGCGCGGTGGCGGTGCTGGAGCCGACCGAGCCCGAAGAGATCGGCCTGCCGGAAATGGAGGACGAGGTTCGCGGCATGACCCTTCGCCTGAGGGCAATGGGCGGGGAGGATGCCAACCGCGCCTTCGCCGCGGGGCAGGCGGCCGCATTGCTCGACGGCACCATCTTCACCCTGCCCCTGGCCGACACCGGCCCGCTGTCGCGCGGGACGATCCGGCTCGATCCCGCACTGGGGCTGTTCGGGATGGTGGTCACCAACGATCAGGGCTTCCTCGCCGAGGCCGAGAATCGCGAGGCGATCTCGATGGCGATCGACCGGCCGGCCCTGCTCGAACAGTTCAGCGTGGGCGGATGGCAGCCCAGCGCGCAGATCGTGCCTCGCAACCTTCCCTCCGAAGCGGGGGCACTCACGGAGCGGTGGCCGGGCCTTTCGCTCGATGCGCGTCGCGAGCAGGCCCGTACCCGCGTCACCGAATGGAGCCGTGCGACCGGACAGGAGGCACGGTTGCGCCTGTGGCTGCCCGACGGGCCCGGCTCGGACCGGTTGATGAATGCCCTCTCGCTCGACCTGGCGGCGATCGGGGTGGAGCTGCGCCGGGTCCAGTTCGCCGAAGGTGCGGACCTCGTCATGATCGACCGGACCGCCCGCTATCCCAGCGCGCGCTGGTTCCTCAACCAGTTCAACTGCGCGCTGTTGCCCGGCCCCTGTTCGCCCGATGCCGATTCGCTCGTCACCCAGTCGCTGTTCGCGGCCAACGCAGACGAAGCGGCAAACCTGCTGGTCGAGGCCGAGGGGGCGCTGATCGCGCAGGAGGCGTATATTCCGCTGGGCGCGCCGGTCCGCTGGTCGCTGGTGCGCAGCGGGCTTGAAGGATTTTCGGAAAATCCGTGGGCCCGACATCCGCTTTCTGCGTTGGCAGGGGTAGAGCTATGGTAA
- a CDS encoding PilZ domain-containing protein has product MTAIETRSLKRDSLFLSADLTLADSDEPVRVKVRNLSDGGMMAEAPIFVERGMRLGIELRNIGRIKGSVAWTQDNRFGVVFDHEIDSKKVRGTVTGGDKTPRYTRPSSIAPSSAKPEGSLRKI; this is encoded by the coding sequence ATGACTGCCATCGAGACCCGATCGCTGAAGCGCGACAGCCTTTTCCTGTCCGCCGATCTCACGCTTGCCGACTCGGACGAGCCCGTACGCGTGAAAGTGCGCAACCTGTCGGATGGGGGCATGATGGCGGAGGCACCGATCTTCGTCGAACGGGGCATGCGGCTGGGGATCGAGCTGCGCAATATCGGCCGGATCAAGGGTTCGGTGGCATGGACGCAGGACAATCGATTCGGCGTCGTCTTCGACCACGAGATCGATTCGAAGAAGGTCCGAGGGACCGTAACCGGCGGGGACAAGACGCCCCGTTACACCCGCCCGTCGAGCATTGCGCCGAGTTCGGCCAAGCCCGAGGGATCGCTGCGCAAGATCTGA
- the dksA gene encoding RNA polymerase-binding protein DksA, producing MAATALSDGEILARANQALPADYVPHDDEEYMNERQQQFFRKLLIEWKRSLHSEAGGTLQNLQDTPLREPDLTDRASSETDWGIELRTRDRQRKLISKIEAALRRIDEGEYGYCEVSGDPIGLQRLIARPVATMTVEAQEAHERREKISRND from the coding sequence ATGGCCGCAACGGCGCTTTCCGACGGTGAAATTCTTGCCCGGGCAAACCAGGCCCTGCCGGCAGATTATGTGCCGCACGACGACGAAGAGTACATGAACGAACGCCAGCAGCAGTTCTTCCGAAAGCTGCTGATCGAATGGAAGCGTTCGCTGCATTCCGAAGCGGGCGGCACCTTGCAGAACCTGCAGGACACGCCGCTGCGCGAACCCGACCTGACTGACCGCGCATCGAGCGAGACCGACTGGGGTATCGAACTGCGCACGCGCGACCGGCAGCGCAAGCTGATCTCCAAGATCGAAGCGGCTCTGCGGCGGATCGACGAAGGCGAATACGGCTATTGCGAAGTGAGCGGCGATCCGATCGGCCTGCAGCGCCTGATCGCGCGCCCCGTGGCGACGATGACGGTCGAGGCGCAGGAGGCGCACGAGCGGCGCGAGAAGATTTCCCGCAACGACTGA
- a CDS encoding SEL1-like repeat protein — translation MRLTAIETATAQPAANDVADLAIARLIAAAADGDIEACYELGVTWSTGAHGVDCDLVEAHQWFNLAASQGHREAAWCRADISDEMTARQIAEAQRRARQWLNDQRRCA, via the coding sequence ATGCGACTGACAGCGATTGAGACGGCCACCGCGCAACCGGCGGCCAACGACGTGGCCGACCTGGCGATCGCACGCCTGATCGCCGCCGCCGCCGACGGCGATATCGAAGCATGCTACGAACTGGGGGTCACCTGGTCGACCGGCGCACATGGCGTCGATTGCGACCTTGTCGAAGCGCACCAATGGTTCAATCTCGCCGCTTCGCAGGGCCATCGCGAGGCCGCATGGTGCCGGGCCGACATCTCCGACGAGATGACCGCGCGCCAGATCGCCGAAGCGCAGCGCCGTGCGCGCCAGTGGCTAAACGACCAGCGCCGCTGCGCCTGA
- a CDS encoding GNAT family N-acetyltransferase — translation MADLELTARIHGGVSAIDPVAWDRLAGDDNPFVAHAFLAAMEDSGSVGPGTGWQAAPITIADDTGTMHAALPAYLKMHSRGEYVFDQGWAEAYERAGGRYYPKLQIAVPFTPATGPRLLLGQEEGGEAFAAPLLRAAEQICHEHGLSGAHATFIAPGQEALFERAGWLIRSDLQFHWENQDYVDFDGFLDSLASRKRKNLRKERAKAQEAVEIRHLTGDDLTEDVWDVFWEFYQDTGARKWGTPYLTREAFSLLGQRMGEKILLIFAFIDGQPVAGAMNVIGGSTLFGRYWGCLADIPFLHFELCYYQAIDAAIERGLARVEAGAQGGHKLARGYAPVQTRSAHYIADPGLHAAVAEFLEREAQGISAEQNFLEARTPFRKG, via the coding sequence ATGGCGGATCTCGAACTCACGGCCAGAATACACGGTGGCGTTTCCGCGATAGATCCGGTCGCATGGGATCGGCTGGCGGGCGACGACAATCCCTTCGTTGCCCACGCCTTCCTGGCCGCGATGGAGGATTCGGGCAGCGTCGGGCCAGGCACCGGATGGCAGGCCGCGCCGATCACGATCGCCGACGATACCGGCACCATGCACGCCGCGCTGCCCGCCTATCTCAAGATGCACAGCCGCGGCGAATACGTCTTCGACCAAGGCTGGGCCGAAGCCTACGAGCGCGCGGGCGGGCGCTATTACCCCAAGCTGCAGATCGCGGTGCCCTTCACCCCGGCGACCGGTCCGCGGCTGCTGCTGGGACAGGAAGAGGGGGGCGAGGCCTTCGCCGCGCCGCTGCTGCGCGCCGCCGAGCAGATATGCCACGAGCATGGCCTGTCGGGCGCCCACGCAACCTTCATCGCGCCCGGGCAGGAGGCGCTGTTCGAACGCGCCGGATGGCTGATTCGCAGCGACCTCCAATTCCACTGGGAAAACCAGGACTACGTCGATTTCGACGGCTTCCTCGACAGTCTCGCCAGCCGCAAGCGCAAGAATCTGCGCAAGGAGCGCGCGAAGGCGCAGGAGGCGGTCGAGATTCGCCACCTGACCGGCGACGACCTGACCGAGGATGTGTGGGACGTGTTCTGGGAATTCTACCAGGATACCGGCGCGCGCAAGTGGGGCACGCCCTATCTCACGCGCGAGGCATTCTCGCTGCTGGGGCAGCGGATGGGCGAGAAAATCCTGCTGATCTTCGCTTTCATCGACGGACAGCCGGTCGCGGGCGCGATGAACGTGATCGGCGGATCGACGCTGTTCGGGCGCTACTGGGGCTGCCTCGCCGACATCCCCTTCCTCCATTTCGAGCTGTGCTATTACCAGGCGATCGACGCGGCGATCGAACGCGGGCTCGCCCGGGTGGAGGCGGGCGCGCAGGGCGGCCACAAGCTCGCCCGCGGATACGCGCCGGTGCAGACCCGCTCGGCGCATTACATCGCGGACCCAGGCCTGCACGCGGCGGTCGCGGAATTTCTCGAGCGCGAGGCGCAGGGCATCAGCGCAGAGCAGAACTTCCTCGAGGCGCGAACGCCTTTCCGGAAGGGCTAG
- a CDS encoding RidA family protein, producing MSIQERLDKLGITLPEASGALASYIPVAVHGDIAYVSGQLPFDEDGELITGRLGDDVDLPDGVKAARACGLMILAQLQKARISLDKVERIVKLGAFVNSAPDFVEQHKVANGASELMFDIFGESGRHARAAVGVPTLPLGVAVEIDAIIALHHRH from the coding sequence ATGAGTATCCAAGAACGTCTCGACAAGCTCGGGATCACGCTGCCCGAGGCATCGGGGGCGCTGGCCAGCTACATCCCCGTCGCCGTGCATGGCGACATCGCCTATGTCTCGGGCCAGCTGCCGTTTGACGAGGATGGCGAACTGATCACCGGCCGGCTGGGCGACGACGTCGACCTTCCCGACGGGGTCAAGGCGGCGCGCGCCTGCGGGCTCATGATCCTCGCGCAGCTGCAGAAGGCGCGCATCTCGCTCGACAAGGTGGAGCGGATCGTGAAGCTCGGCGCCTTCGTCAACTCGGCCCCCGATTTCGTCGAGCAGCACAAGGTCGCCAACGGCGCGTCCGAACTGATGTTCGACATTTTCGGCGAATCGGGCCGCCACGCGCGCGCGGCGGTCGGCGTGCCGACCCTGCCGCTGGGAGTCGCAGTGGAAATCGACGCGATCATCGCGCTGCACCACCGCCATTAG